A region from the Microcella frigidaquae genome encodes:
- the pknB gene encoding Stk1 family PASTA domain-containing Ser/Thr kinase gives MSSATTDPLIGRLIDGRYQVRSRIARGGMATVYLATDQRLDRLVAVKIMHGHLADDSQFKERFIQEARSAARLAHPNVVNVFDQGQDAESAYLVMEYLPGITLRELLQEYGALTPEQTMDIAEAVLAGLAAAHKAGIVHRDLKPENVLLADDGRIKIGDFGLARAASANTATGKALLGTIAYLSPELVTRGVADTRSDIYAVGIMMFEMLTGEQPYKGEQPMQIAYQHANDSVPAPSSLNPRVPAEWDELVLWATARDPQDRPADARALLDQVTETGRALQTALPAAATQRTLLLTSPITVTPATDETQVLGTRGSSGTDSGPSATAELARRGPANRRRGWILFAAVLALAGLAAGIGWWFGAGPGARVTIADVRGATPEAARLVLEEQGATVDEQLGEAYDLEVEAGRIAATDPPAGEVVDRDTVVTLIVSLGPEPTTVPDVIGQPEADARAALVGAGFELGESIPQFDADVPEGSVIAVVDVDEAALDAGADSFKGTEVRLIVSVGRIPEVRGLTVEATQAALTARGLTGIVGGESAFDNEVPQGDVLRVERTGDGPVRPGATLTIIVSRGPDLVDVPNVVGRSIEEAIAILEQAGFEVALDTNVPPGLRDSPLAPVQATDPAAGERVLRNSRVTVIAQY, from the coding sequence GTGAGCAGCGCGACGACCGATCCCCTCATCGGCCGTCTCATCGACGGTCGGTACCAGGTCCGCTCGCGCATCGCCCGCGGGGGGATGGCGACCGTCTACCTCGCCACCGATCAGAGGCTCGACCGCCTGGTCGCCGTGAAGATCATGCACGGGCATCTGGCCGATGACAGCCAGTTCAAGGAGCGCTTCATCCAGGAGGCGCGCTCCGCGGCCCGGCTGGCGCATCCGAACGTCGTCAATGTCTTCGATCAGGGCCAGGATGCCGAATCGGCCTACCTCGTCATGGAGTACCTGCCGGGCATCACGCTGCGCGAACTGCTCCAGGAGTACGGGGCGCTCACCCCCGAGCAGACCATGGACATCGCCGAGGCCGTGCTCGCCGGTCTCGCCGCCGCCCACAAGGCGGGAATCGTGCATCGCGACCTCAAGCCCGAGAACGTGCTGCTGGCCGATGACGGCCGCATCAAGATCGGCGACTTCGGCCTCGCGCGGGCCGCCAGCGCGAACACGGCGACCGGCAAGGCGCTGCTCGGCACGATCGCCTACCTCTCCCCCGAGCTCGTCACGCGCGGTGTGGCCGACACGCGCAGCGACATCTACGCGGTCGGCATCATGATGTTCGAGATGCTCACGGGTGAGCAGCCGTACAAGGGCGAGCAGCCCATGCAGATCGCCTACCAGCACGCGAACGATTCGGTGCCGGCCCCGAGCAGCTTGAACCCCCGTGTTCCCGCGGAGTGGGACGAGCTGGTGCTCTGGGCGACCGCGCGCGACCCGCAGGACCGCCCGGCCGACGCGCGGGCGCTGCTCGACCAGGTCACCGAGACCGGTCGCGCGCTGCAGACCGCGCTGCCCGCCGCGGCGACGCAGCGCACGCTGCTCCTCACCAGCCCGATCACGGTGACCCCGGCGACCGACGAGACCCAGGTGCTGGGCACACGCGGGTCTTCCGGCACCGACAGCGGCCCGAGCGCGACCGCGGAGCTCGCGCGGCGCGGCCCCGCCAATCGTCGGCGGGGGTGGATCCTCTTCGCGGCGGTGCTGGCTCTGGCCGGTCTCGCCGCCGGCATCGGCTGGTGGTTCGGCGCCGGACCCGGCGCGCGGGTCACCATCGCCGACGTCCGAGGAGCCACGCCGGAGGCCGCCCGCCTCGTGCTCGAGGAGCAGGGCGCGACCGTCGACGAGCAGCTCGGCGAGGCCTACGATCTCGAGGTCGAGGCCGGGCGCATCGCGGCCACCGACCCGCCGGCCGGCGAGGTCGTGGACCGCGACACCGTGGTCACCCTCATCGTCTCGCTCGGCCCGGAGCCGACGACCGTTCCCGACGTAATCGGGCAGCCCGAGGCCGACGCCCGCGCCGCACTGGTCGGCGCCGGGTTCGAGCTCGGCGAGAGCATCCCCCAGTTCGATGCCGACGTGCCGGAGGGCTCAGTCATCGCCGTCGTGGATGTCGACGAGGCCGCGCTCGATGCGGGCGCCGACTCGTTCAAGGGCACTGAGGTGCGGCTGATCGTCTCGGTCGGCAGGATTCCCGAGGTGCGCGGGCTCACCGTGGAGGCGACGCAGGCCGCCCTCACCGCGAGGGGGCTGACCGGCATCGTCGGCGGCGAGTCGGCGTTCGACAACGAGGTGCCCCAGGGCGATGTGCTGCGCGTCGAGCGCACCGGCGACGGCCCCGTGCGCCCCGGCGCGACGCTCACCATCATCGTCTCGCGCGGGCCCGACCTGGTCGACGTGCCGAACGTCGTCGGACGTTCGATCGAGGAGGCGATCGCGATTCTCGAGCAGGCCGGCTTCGAGGTCGCGCTCGACACCAACGTGCCGCCGGGGCTGCGCGACTCGCCGCTCGCACCGGTGCAGGCCACCGACCCGGCCGCGGGCGAGCGCGTGCTGCGCAACTCCCGCGTCACGGTCATCGCGCAGTACTGA
- a CDS encoding class II 3-deoxy-7-phosphoheptulonate synthase, protein MVDPFEPVVHADPAVIAGLDNWRTLPIKQQPEWPDRAAVAAASAELATLPPLVFAGEVDMLRDRLARAARGEAFLLQGGDCAETFAGATADQIRNRVKTILQMAVVLTYGASMPVIKMGRMAGQFAKPRSSDTETRGDVTLPAYRGDIVNGYDFTPESRQADPARLVKGYHTSASTLNLIRAFTQGGFADLRMVHSWNKGFAANPANQRYEGLAKEIDRAVKFMEAAGADFDELKRVEFYSSHEGLLMDYERPMTRIDSRTGTPYNTSAHFLWIGERTRELDGAHVDFFKRIRNPIGVKLGPSTTPETMERLIDVLDPEREPGRLTFITRMGAGMIRDALPPLLEAVKGLDANPLWVTDPMHGNGLTTPTGYKTRRFDDVVDEVKGFFEAHRAAGTHPGGIHVELTGDDVTECLGGSEQIDEETLATRYESLCDPRLNHMQSLELAFLVAEELGRS, encoded by the coding sequence GTGGTCGACCCCTTCGAGCCTGTCGTGCATGCTGACCCCGCCGTCATCGCCGGGCTCGACAACTGGCGCACGCTGCCGATCAAGCAGCAGCCCGAGTGGCCCGACCGGGCCGCCGTGGCCGCCGCTTCCGCCGAGCTCGCCACCCTGCCGCCGCTCGTCTTCGCGGGCGAGGTCGACATGCTGCGTGACCGCCTGGCGCGCGCGGCCCGGGGCGAGGCCTTCCTGCTGCAGGGCGGCGACTGCGCCGAGACCTTCGCCGGTGCCACGGCCGACCAGATCCGCAACCGGGTGAAGACGATCCTCCAGATGGCGGTCGTGCTCACCTACGGGGCCTCCATGCCCGTCATCAAGATGGGCCGCATGGCGGGTCAGTTCGCCAAGCCGCGCTCGAGCGACACCGAGACCCGGGGCGACGTCACCCTGCCCGCCTACCGCGGTGACATCGTCAACGGCTACGACTTCACGCCCGAGTCGCGCCAGGCCGACCCCGCGCGACTCGTGAAGGGCTACCACACGAGCGCCTCGACGCTGAACCTCATCCGCGCGTTCACCCAGGGTGGCTTCGCCGACCTGCGCATGGTGCACAGCTGGAACAAGGGCTTCGCCGCGAACCCCGCCAACCAGCGCTACGAGGGCCTGGCGAAGGAGATCGACCGCGCGGTGAAGTTCATGGAGGCCGCGGGCGCCGACTTCGACGAGCTGAAGCGCGTCGAGTTCTACTCCAGCCACGAGGGCCTCCTCATGGACTACGAACGCCCGATGACGCGCATCGACTCGCGCACAGGCACCCCGTACAACACCAGCGCCCACTTTCTCTGGATCGGGGAGCGCACGCGCGAGCTTGACGGTGCGCATGTCGACTTCTTCAAGCGCATCCGCAACCCCATCGGCGTGAAGCTCGGCCCGTCGACGACGCCCGAGACCATGGAGCGCCTCATCGACGTGCTCGATCCCGAGCGCGAGCCCGGGCGCCTCACCTTCATCACGCGCATGGGCGCTGGCATGATCCGGGATGCCCTCCCGCCGCTCCTCGAGGCGGTCAAGGGTCTCGACGCCAACCCGCTGTGGGTCACCGACCCCATGCACGGGAACGGCCTCACCACGCCCACCGGCTACAAGACGCGTCGCTTCGACGACGTCGTCGATGAGGTCAAGGGCTTCTTCGAGGCGCACCGCGCGGCGGGCACCCACCCGGGCGGCATCCACGTCGAGCTCACCGGCGACGACGTCACCGAGTGCCTCGGCGGCTCGGAGCAGATCGACGAGGAGACGCTGGCGACCCGCTACGAGTCGCTCTGCGACCCGCGTCTGAACCACATGCAGTCGCTCGAGCTCGCCTTCCTCGTGGCCGAGGAGCTCGGGCGCAGCTGA
- a CDS encoding 1-acyl-sn-glycerol-3-phosphate acyltransferase: MFYWLMKNLVIGPILLTAFRPWVRGIENVPRSGAVILASNHLSFTDSVFLPLVLDRRVVFLAKSDYFTGRGIKGWLIRMFFEASGQLPIDRSGGKASEASLNTGLKVLAEGYALGIYPEGTRSPDGVMYRGRTGVARMILESGVPVVPVAMIDTEKVMPIGSKMPKVVRPGVIFGEPLDFSRFQGMEGDRFVLRSITDEIMYELGRLSGQEYRDVYATTVKDKRPANAR; this comes from the coding sequence GTGTTCTACTGGCTGATGAAGAACCTGGTGATCGGTCCGATCCTGCTCACCGCGTTCCGCCCCTGGGTGCGCGGAATCGAGAACGTCCCGCGCTCGGGAGCGGTCATCCTGGCCAGCAATCACCTCTCGTTCACCGACTCGGTGTTCCTGCCGCTCGTGCTCGACCGGCGCGTCGTGTTCCTGGCGAAGAGCGACTACTTCACCGGGCGCGGCATCAAGGGCTGGCTGATCCGCATGTTCTTCGAGGCGAGCGGCCAGCTGCCGATCGACCGCTCCGGCGGGAAGGCGAGCGAGGCCTCCCTCAACACGGGCCTGAAGGTGCTCGCCGAGGGCTACGCGCTCGGCATCTACCCCGAGGGCACCCGCAGCCCCGACGGCGTCATGTACCGCGGCCGGACGGGTGTGGCCCGCATGATCCTCGAGTCGGGGGTGCCGGTCGTGCCGGTCGCGATGATCGACACCGAGAAGGTCATGCCGATCGGGTCGAAGATGCCGAAGGTGGTGCGTCCCGGCGTGATCTTCGGCGAGCCGCTCGACTTCTCTCGTTTCCAGGGCATGGAGGGCGACCGCTTCGTGCTGCGGTCGATCACCGACGAGATCATGTACGAGCTCGGGCGCCTCAGCGGTCAGGAGTACCGCGACGTCTACGCGACCACGGTGAAGGACAAGCGCCCCGCCAACGCCCGGTAG
- a CDS encoding ROK family glucokinase, whose translation MHSIGIDIGGTKIAGALVSDDGAILAERREPTPAGDPSAITDLVVRMIEELRDGQEVIAAGVAAAGFIDAAQSTVYYAPNINWRNEPFRDRLRERLDLDITIDNDANAAGWAEFRFGAGREAHDMTMLTIGTGVGGAIVVGDRLLRGGFGTAGELGHLRVVPDGLPCGCGARGCIEQYGSGRALLRMANEIADAGGIGLQLAQARERAGGLTGDILADFLREGDAGALHALRQLGTWLGQACASLSAVLDPEIFVFGGGVSVAGDLLIDPVREAYLANLPARGYHPEPRFVVAELVNDAGVVGAADLARIHALGVSG comes from the coding sequence GTGCACTCCATCGGAATCGACATCGGCGGTACGAAGATCGCCGGAGCCCTGGTCTCGGACGACGGCGCCATCCTCGCCGAGCGCCGCGAGCCGACCCCGGCCGGCGACCCTTCGGCCATCACCGACCTCGTCGTGCGGATGATCGAGGAGCTCCGCGACGGTCAGGAGGTCATCGCCGCCGGCGTCGCGGCCGCTGGCTTCATCGACGCCGCGCAGTCGACGGTGTACTACGCGCCGAACATCAACTGGCGCAACGAGCCGTTCCGCGACCGGCTGCGCGAGCGCCTGGACCTCGACATCACGATCGACAACGACGCGAACGCTGCCGGATGGGCGGAGTTCCGGTTCGGGGCGGGGCGCGAGGCCCACGACATGACGATGCTGACGATCGGCACGGGCGTCGGCGGTGCGATCGTCGTCGGCGACCGCCTGCTGCGCGGGGGCTTCGGCACCGCCGGCGAGCTCGGGCACCTGCGGGTGGTCCCCGACGGGCTGCCCTGCGGCTGCGGCGCGCGCGGCTGCATCGAGCAGTACGGCTCGGGGCGCGCCCTGCTGCGCATGGCCAACGAGATCGCCGATGCGGGCGGCATCGGTCTGCAGCTGGCACAGGCGCGCGAACGCGCCGGCGGCCTCACCGGCGACATCCTGGCCGACTTCCTGCGTGAGGGGGACGCCGGCGCCCTGCACGCGCTGCGGCAGCTCGGCACCTGGCTGGGCCAGGCCTGCGCGAGCCTCAGCGCGGTGCTCGACCCCGAGATCTTCGTCTTCGGCGGGGGGGTCTCGGTCGCCGGCGACCTGCTCATCGACCCGGTGCGCGAGGCGTACCTCGCCAACCTTCCGGCGCGCGGCTATCACCCGGAGCCCCGCTTCGTCGTGGCCGAGCTCGTCAACGACGCCGGCGTAGTCGGCGCGGCCGACCTGGCCCGCATCCATGCCCTCGGCGTCTCCGGGTAG
- a CDS encoding AMP-binding protein codes for MKEFFVPAVVTPDPEANATDLLIDRVRLTPNEPLFALPTADGGWSDVSTAEFHRQVVALAKGFMAAGVKPGEKIGFICKTRYEWTLVDFAAWFAGAALVPIYETSAPAQIQYILEDSEAHHMIVETPEHFARYDEIASEVPSIGHVWQMHLGDLEKLASTGTGISDEELEARRSAAKGSDLATLIYTSGSTGTPKGCILTHSNFVELARNAAVAMKEVVAPGTSTLLFITTAHVFARFISILGVHAGVKVGHQADTKQLLPALGSFKPTFLLAVPRVFEKVYNSAEQKAEAGGKGKIFRAAADTAVAYSKALDAGTVPLGLKLKFTLFDKLVYSKLKTAMGGRVVYAVSGSAPLGLRLGHFFRALGIRILEGYGLTETTAPATVNLVSRFKIGTTGPALPGVGVKIAEDGEILVRGINVFAGYWKKPEATAEVMEGEWFRTGDIGSLDDEGYLTITGRKKEIIVTAGGKNVAPAALEDPIRANPIVGQVVVVGDQKPFVSALVTLDTEMLPVWLNNNELDPQMSLLEAAQHPKVLAEIQRAIDGANSRVSRAESIRKFTVLATEFTESSGHLTPKMSIKRHVITADFADVIEGMYRGAPETQGISLQ; via the coding sequence GTGAAAGAGTTCTTCGTCCCGGCTGTCGTGACGCCCGACCCGGAGGCGAACGCCACCGATCTGCTGATCGACCGGGTGCGGCTCACCCCCAACGAGCCGCTGTTCGCGCTCCCCACCGCCGACGGCGGCTGGTCGGACGTCAGCACGGCGGAGTTCCACCGGCAGGTGGTCGCGCTCGCCAAGGGCTTCATGGCCGCGGGCGTGAAGCCCGGCGAGAAGATCGGCTTCATCTGCAAGACGCGGTACGAGTGGACCCTGGTCGACTTCGCCGCGTGGTTCGCCGGGGCCGCCCTCGTTCCGATCTACGAGACGAGCGCGCCGGCGCAGATTCAGTACATCCTCGAAGACTCCGAGGCCCACCACATGATCGTGGAGACCCCGGAGCACTTCGCGCGCTACGACGAGATCGCGAGCGAGGTGCCGAGCATCGGCCACGTGTGGCAGATGCACCTGGGCGACCTCGAGAAGCTCGCCTCGACGGGCACGGGCATCTCCGACGAGGAGCTCGAGGCCCGCCGTTCCGCGGCGAAGGGCAGCGACCTCGCCACCCTGATCTACACCTCCGGCTCGACCGGCACCCCCAAGGGCTGCATCCTGACCCACTCGAACTTCGTCGAGCTCGCCCGCAACGCGGCGGTCGCCATGAAGGAGGTCGTCGCGCCCGGCACCTCGACCCTGCTCTTCATCACCACCGCGCACGTGTTCGCGCGCTTCATCTCGATCCTCGGCGTGCACGCCGGCGTCAAGGTGGGCCACCAGGCCGACACCAAGCAGCTGCTGCCGGCGCTCGGCTCGTTCAAGCCGACGTTCCTCCTGGCCGTGCCGCGCGTGTTCGAGAAGGTCTACAACTCGGCCGAGCAGAAGGCCGAGGCGGGTGGCAAGGGCAAGATCTTCCGCGCCGCTGCCGACACCGCCGTCGCGTACTCGAAGGCCCTGGATGCGGGCACCGTGCCGCTCGGCCTGAAGCTGAAGTTCACCCTCTTCGACAAGCTGGTGTACTCGAAGCTCAAGACCGCCATGGGCGGCCGCGTCGTCTACGCCGTCTCGGGGTCGGCCCCGCTCGGACTGCGCCTCGGCCACTTCTTCCGCGCCCTCGGCATCCGGATCCTCGAGGGCTACGGTCTGACCGAGACGACCGCCCCGGCGACGGTGAACCTGGTGAGCCGCTTTAAGATCGGCACCACCGGCCCGGCCCTGCCGGGTGTGGGGGTGAAGATCGCCGAGGACGGCGAGATCCTCGTGCGCGGCATCAACGTCTTCGCGGGCTACTGGAAGAAGCCGGAGGCGACCGCGGAAGTCATGGAGGGCGAGTGGTTCCGCACCGGCGACATTGGCTCGCTCGATGACGAGGGCTACCTCACCATCACCGGCCGCAAGAAGGAAATCATCGTCACCGCCGGCGGCAAGAACGTCGCTCCGGCGGCGCTCGAGGACCCGATCCGCGCGAACCCGATCGTCGGCCAGGTCGTCGTCGTCGGCGACCAGAAGCCCTTCGTCTCGGCCCTGGTCACCCTCGACACCGAGATGCTGCCGGTGTGGCTCAACAACAACGAGCTCGACCCGCAGATGTCGCTCCTGGAGGCTGCGCAGCACCCGAAGGTGCTCGCGGAGATCCAGCGCGCTATCGACGGGGCCAACAGCCGGGTGTCACGAGCCGAGTCGATCCGCAAGTTCACCGTGCTGGCCACCGAGTTCACCGAGTCGAGCGGACACCTGACGCCCAAGATGAGCATCAAGCGTCATGTCATCACCGCCGACTTCGCCGATGTGATCGAGGGCATGTACCGCGGCGCCCCCGAGACCCAGGGCATCTCGCTGCAGTAG
- the def gene encoding peptide deformylase, whose protein sequence is MTVRPIRLFGDPVLRSPADPVESIDDSARRLVDDLLDTVRVPGRAGVAAPQIGVGLRAFSYNVDGIVGYILNPQLVEVRGEAEPVEEGCLSVPGFGFPRRRYPWARVVGIDLDGRTVELSGDGLMAQALQHECDHLEGRLYIEGLDPEIKREAMRAVRQADWFARP, encoded by the coding sequence ATGACCGTCCGTCCCATCCGCCTCTTCGGCGACCCCGTTCTCCGCAGCCCCGCCGACCCGGTGGAATCCATCGACGACTCCGCTCGGCGCCTCGTCGACGACCTCCTCGACACCGTCCGCGTGCCCGGCCGTGCCGGCGTCGCCGCCCCACAGATCGGCGTCGGCCTGCGCGCTTTCAGCTACAACGTCGACGGGATCGTCGGGTACATCCTGAATCCCCAGCTGGTCGAGGTGCGGGGCGAGGCCGAGCCGGTCGAGGAGGGCTGCCTCAGCGTGCCCGGCTTCGGGTTCCCGCGCCGTCGCTACCCGTGGGCCCGTGTCGTCGGCATCGATCTCGACGGTCGCACCGTCGAGCTGAGCGGCGACGGCCTCATGGCTCAGGCCCTGCAGCACGAGTGCGACCACCTCGAGGGGCGCCTCTACATCGAGGGCCTCGATCCCGAGATCAAGCGCGAGGCGATGCGCGCCGTGCGCCAGGCCGACTGGTTCGCCCGGCCCTGA
- a CDS encoding AAA family ATPase translates to MVQKRVKPSSEPAAVVDGVEPTSDEGLASALPASLTIEVELPAPVHEQPEDEQAVALVEAGVDPAVVVAPVVTGEPGTTVIELDHDDLHAVAVTPEIEPEAVVEVPPLPVAEGVYSRRDMLDGVHHGPESAAMLTADRLIEPRRRSRPAPEGAWPALVYGATFHLVNLGDSRRVRERKQIDARIATAFEGGARFVPVLTRKGGVGKTTITTLLGMALASVRDDRVIAIDANPDRGTLSERVARQTRATVRDVVNRAASIQGFTDFSTLVSRDETRLDILASDTDPMLSEAFDENDYNVVADLAARYYSIVLTDCGTGIVHSVMRATLQRADSLVIVSGGSVDEARLASETLTWLEANGYGDLVRDAVVAINTATQGTNLVKLEEIEAHFASRVREIVRIPYDEQLAAGSVISWKDLRPLTRQAARELAALVAEGMPVRRGV, encoded by the coding sequence GTGGTCCAGAAGCGCGTGAAGCCGAGCAGCGAGCCGGCGGCTGTCGTCGACGGCGTCGAGCCGACCTCCGACGAGGGCCTCGCCTCCGCGCTCCCCGCGTCGCTGACGATCGAGGTCGAGCTTCCGGCGCCGGTGCACGAGCAGCCGGAGGACGAGCAGGCCGTTGCGCTCGTCGAGGCCGGGGTCGACCCGGCGGTCGTCGTTGCCCCCGTCGTCACCGGCGAGCCCGGCACGACGGTGATCGAGCTCGACCACGACGACCTGCACGCGGTGGCCGTGACGCCCGAGATCGAACCCGAGGCCGTCGTCGAGGTGCCACCGCTGCCCGTCGCCGAGGGCGTCTACAGTCGTCGCGACATGCTCGACGGCGTCCACCACGGCCCGGAGTCGGCCGCGATGCTGACGGCTGATCGGCTCATCGAGCCGCGTCGCCGGTCGCGCCCTGCCCCGGAGGGTGCCTGGCCCGCGCTGGTCTACGGCGCGACGTTCCATCTGGTGAACCTCGGCGATTCGCGGCGGGTGCGCGAGCGGAAGCAGATCGACGCCCGCATCGCGACGGCGTTCGAGGGCGGCGCTCGCTTCGTGCCTGTCCTCACCCGCAAGGGCGGCGTCGGCAAGACCACGATCACGACGCTGCTGGGCATGGCTCTCGCCTCGGTCCGCGACGACCGGGTCATCGCGATCGACGCCAACCCCGACCGCGGCACGCTCTCCGAGCGGGTCGCCCGTCAGACCCGGGCCACGGTGCGTGACGTCGTGAACCGCGCGGCGAGCATCCAGGGCTTCACCGACTTCTCGACCCTCGTGTCGCGCGACGAGACGCGCCTCGACATCCTCGCCTCGGACACCGACCCGATGCTCTCCGAGGCCTTCGACGAGAACGACTACAACGTGGTCGCCGATCTCGCAGCGCGGTACTACTCGATCGTGCTGACCGACTGCGGTACGGGCATCGTGCACTCGGTGATGCGGGCGACCCTCCAGCGCGCCGACTCCCTGGTGATCGTCTCCGGAGGCAGCGTCGACGAGGCGCGCCTCGCAAGCGAGACCCTCACTTGGCTCGAGGCCAACGGTTATGGTGACCTCGTGCGCGACGCCGTCGTCGCCATCAACACGGCCACCCAGGGCACCAACCTGGTGAAGCTCGAGGAGATCGAGGCGCACTTCGCCTCGCGCGTGCGCGAGATCGTCCGCATCCCGTACGACGAGCAGCTCGCTGCCGGGTCGGTCATCTCGTGGAAGGACCTGCGGCCGCTCACTCGGCAGGCCGCCCGCGAGCTCGCCGCGCTCGTCGCGGAGGGCATGCCCGTGCGCCGCGGGGTCTGA